From Deltaproteobacteria bacterium, one genomic window encodes:
- a CDS encoding nitronate monooxygenase — MRTKLAAELGLEFPIFAFTHCRDVVAAVSNAGGLGVGGVAGRSIDELAIELDWIEKHVGDKPYGVDLLLPVKFVGSDKGGLDIKNMDALIPAAHRAFLEQLLEKYGVPPLPPGDSVHGELGVGFEKQRDVLDLCFSRRISVIASALGPPPQYMIEQARAKGVKVAALAGTVEHATRHVEAGVDIVVAQGYEAGGHTGEISTMVLVPEVVDAVAPVPVLAAGGIANGRQVTAALALGAQGVWTGSVWLTTEEAETHPVVKEKFLRASSRDTVRSRSVTGKPARQLRTAWTDAWDDPANPTPPLPMPLQPRLVREAQARIARTAHKSPGAEQLINYFVGQVVGQMKHIRPARRVIEEMAQEYADTMERLDSWAEGKTD, encoded by the coding sequence ATGAGAACGAAGCTTGCCGCGGAGCTCGGACTGGAGTTCCCCATCTTTGCCTTCACCCACTGCCGCGACGTGGTCGCGGCGGTCAGCAACGCCGGCGGTCTGGGCGTGGGGGGCGTGGCCGGGCGCTCGATCGACGAGCTCGCGATCGAGCTCGACTGGATCGAGAAGCACGTCGGCGACAAGCCCTACGGCGTCGACCTGCTGCTGCCGGTGAAGTTCGTCGGCAGCGACAAGGGCGGGCTCGACATCAAGAACATGGACGCGCTGATCCCCGCGGCGCACCGCGCGTTCCTGGAGCAGCTGCTCGAGAAGTATGGCGTGCCGCCGCTCCCGCCCGGCGATTCGGTGCACGGCGAGCTCGGCGTCGGCTTCGAGAAGCAGCGCGACGTGCTCGACCTGTGCTTCTCGCGCCGCATCAGTGTGATCGCGAGCGCGCTCGGCCCGCCGCCGCAGTACATGATCGAGCAGGCGCGCGCCAAGGGCGTGAAGGTGGCGGCGCTCGCCGGCACGGTCGAGCACGCGACGCGGCACGTCGAGGCCGGCGTCGACATCGTGGTGGCGCAGGGCTACGAGGCCGGCGGCCACACGGGCGAGATCTCGACCATGGTGCTGGTGCCCGAGGTCGTCGACGCGGTCGCGCCGGTGCCGGTGCTCGCCGCGGGCGGCATCGCCAACGGCCGGCAGGTGACCGCGGCGCTCGCGCTCGGCGCGCAGGGCGTCTGGACCGGCTCGGTCTGGCTCACCACCGAAGAGGCCGAGACGCACCCGGTCGTGAAGGAGAAGTTCCTGCGCGCGTCCTCGCGCGACACGGTCCGCTCGCGCTCCGTCACCGGCAAGCCCGCGCGGCAGCTCCGCACCGCCTGGACCGACGCCTGGGACGACCCCGCGAACCCGACCCCGCCGCTGCCCATGCCGCTGCAGCCGCGGCTGGTGCGCGAGGCGCAGGCGCGAATCGCGCGCACCGCGCACAAGTCGCCCGGCGCCGAGCAGCTGATCAACTACTTCGTGGGCCAGGTCGTGGGTCAGATGAAGCACATCCGCCCCGCGCGGCGCGTGATCGAAGAGATGGCGCAGGAGTACGCCGACACCATGGAGCGGCTCGAC
- a CDS encoding DUF1446 domain-containing protein: MAEPIRIANCSGFFGDRLSAAREMVEGGPIHVLTGDWLAELTMLILARTRAKRPGGGYAYTFVKQMEQVMGTCLDKGIKVVSNAGGLDPEGCADAVAEVAKKLGLHPKIAFVRGDDLMPRIQELIAADQLRNFETGEPIKEARFLTANAYFGCWGIVDALQRGADIVITGRITDAALVCGPAAWHHGWSRTDWDALAGGVVAGHVIECSTQATGGNYSFFTEVPGLERAGFPWAEVAADGSSLIGKHDGTGGEVSIGTVTSQLLYEIGGPRYLGPDVTTRFDTILLDQVARDRVRIHGTKGEPPPPTLKVCLNRAGGFRNDLNVCLVGLDVEAKARLVEEAFWTACPYRPSDFAQVTTRVVRTDKPDPETNEQAVAMLRISVKDPDPNKVGRAFSNALMETALATIPGFFGVGGGPGEGHPFGVYEPAMIPAAAANQEVVILGGSTHTVSSVIPGATVRVEGREGPKAQIPVGRTVRAPLGRVFGSRSGDKGSNANLGVFARSDAAWTWLDENLTTEKLRALLPEVAELPVERHRLPAIRSLNFVIHGLLEEGVAASTRQDPQAKSLGEWLRARVVDLPEALLS; this comes from the coding sequence ATGGCAGAGCCGATCCGCATCGCGAACTGCTCGGGCTTCTTCGGCGACCGGCTGTCGGCCGCGCGCGAGATGGTCGAGGGCGGACCCATCCACGTGCTGACCGGCGACTGGCTCGCCGAGCTCACCATGCTGATCCTGGCGCGCACGCGCGCGAAGCGCCCCGGCGGCGGCTACGCGTACACGTTCGTGAAGCAGATGGAGCAGGTGATGGGCACCTGCCTCGACAAGGGAATCAAAGTGGTGTCGAACGCCGGCGGCCTCGATCCCGAGGGCTGCGCCGATGCGGTGGCCGAGGTCGCGAAGAAGCTGGGGCTTCACCCCAAGATCGCCTTCGTGCGCGGCGACGACCTGATGCCGCGCATCCAGGAGCTGATCGCCGCCGACCAGCTGCGCAATTTCGAGACCGGCGAGCCGATCAAGGAGGCGCGCTTCCTCACCGCCAACGCCTACTTCGGCTGCTGGGGCATCGTCGACGCGCTGCAGCGCGGCGCGGACATCGTGATCACCGGCCGCATCACCGACGCCGCGCTGGTCTGCGGGCCCGCGGCCTGGCACCACGGCTGGTCGCGCACCGACTGGGACGCGCTCGCCGGCGGCGTGGTGGCCGGCCACGTGATCGAGTGCAGCACGCAGGCGACCGGCGGCAACTACTCGTTCTTCACCGAGGTTCCGGGCCTGGAGCGCGCGGGCTTTCCCTGGGCAGAAGTGGCCGCCGACGGCTCGTCGCTGATCGGCAAGCACGACGGCACCGGCGGCGAGGTTTCGATCGGCACCGTGACCTCGCAGCTCCTGTACGAGATCGGCGGCCCGCGCTACCTGGGCCCCGACGTCACCACGCGCTTCGACACGATCCTGCTCGACCAGGTCGCGCGCGACCGCGTGCGCATCCACGGCACGAAGGGCGAGCCGCCCCCGCCGACGCTGAAGGTCTGCCTGAACCGCGCGGGCGGCTTCCGCAACGACCTGAACGTGTGTCTGGTCGGGCTCGACGTCGAGGCGAAGGCGCGGCTGGTCGAGGAGGCGTTCTGGACCGCCTGCCCGTACCGGCCGAGTGACTTCGCGCAGGTGACTACGCGCGTGGTGCGCACCGACAAGCCGGACCCGGAGACGAACGAGCAGGCCGTGGCCATGCTGCGCATCAGCGTGAAGGATCCGGACCCGAACAAAGTCGGGCGCGCGTTCTCGAACGCGCTGATGGAGACGGCGCTCGCCACCATTCCGGGATTCTTCGGCGTGGGCGGCGGGCCCGGCGAGGGCCACCCGTTCGGCGTGTACGAGCCGGCGATGATTCCCGCCGCGGCCGCGAACCAGGAAGTGGTGATTCTCGGCGGCTCGACGCACACCGTGTCGTCGGTGATCCCGGGCGCGACGGTCCGCGTCGAGGGTCGCGAAGGCCCCAAGGCGCAGATTCCCGTCGGTCGCACGGTGCGCGCTCCGCTCGGCCGCGTCTTCGGCAGCCGCTCCGGCGACAAGGGCAGCAACGCGAATCTCGGCGTGTTCGCGCGCAGCGACGCCGCGTGGACGTGGCTCGACGAGAACCTGACCACCGAGAAGCTGCGCGCGCTTCTGCCGGAAGTCGCGGAGCTTCCGGTCGAGCGCCATCGCCTGCCCGCGATCCGCTCGCTGAACTTCGTGATCCACGGGCTGCTCGAGGAGGGCGTCGCGGCGTCGACGCGGCAGGACCCGCAGGCCAAGAGCCTGGGTGAATGGCTCCGCGCGCGCGTGGTCGATCTGCCGGAGGCGCTGCTGTCTTGA
- a CDS encoding TIGR03084 family protein, protein MDPVRITVDRGIMTATLVDQESRNALGSALIRGLLDAIAAVNADPALRALVITNEGPSFCAGANLKERGASATASASGGGFDDLLAAIQTSPRPIIGRIAGHVMGGGNGLAAALDISIAAEDVKFGFTEVRLGVAPAIISVVCLPKMRRADALEAFMRGNRFPAARAAELGLINRAVPRESLDAAVGEVLEDLRLGGPEAIGVAKSLVYQVPKLDAAEAMRWATKLSAGLFAGAEAAEGVKAFREKRAPSWAAAPKTDGSKGAAMLQESLDLIAEADELHAFLRTLAPADWSRPTPFLGWTPWDVVAHLHFFDKVSMLALTDPEAFATERNRLIESMKAGGSNAEHTRRSLGDLSPQELLTRWHQTCHAMARELGQSDPKRRLPWFGPDMGVRMFTTARFMETWAHGQDVYDLLHVQRTYNDRIKHIAEIGMKTFGWTFANRGLPVPGAPPRVRLVAPSGAIWEWNAENASDSVTGTAVDFCHVVTQGRNIADTALGVVGDVAARWMAIAQCFAGGPADPPKPGARAWR, encoded by the coding sequence ATGGACCCGGTTCGGATCACGGTCGATCGCGGCATCATGACCGCGACGCTGGTCGACCAGGAGTCCCGAAACGCGCTGGGCAGCGCGCTGATCCGCGGCCTGCTCGACGCGATCGCCGCGGTGAACGCCGACCCCGCGCTCCGCGCGCTCGTGATCACCAACGAGGGCCCGAGCTTCTGCGCCGGCGCCAACCTGAAGGAGCGCGGCGCGAGCGCCACCGCGAGCGCGAGCGGCGGCGGCTTCGACGATCTGCTCGCGGCGATCCAGACCTCGCCGCGGCCGATCATCGGCCGCATCGCCGGGCACGTGATGGGCGGCGGAAACGGCCTGGCCGCCGCGCTCGACATCTCGATCGCGGCGGAAGACGTGAAGTTCGGCTTCACCGAGGTCCGGCTCGGCGTCGCCCCCGCGATCATCTCGGTGGTCTGCCTGCCCAAGATGCGCCGCGCCGACGCGCTCGAGGCGTTCATGCGCGGCAACCGCTTCCCCGCCGCGCGCGCCGCGGAGCTCGGCCTGATCAACCGCGCGGTGCCGCGCGAGTCGCTCGACGCGGCCGTCGGCGAGGTGCTCGAAGACCTGCGGCTCGGCGGGCCGGAAGCGATCGGCGTCGCCAAAAGTCTGGTCTACCAGGTGCCCAAGCTCGACGCCGCCGAGGCGATGCGCTGGGCCACCAAGCTCTCGGCCGGTCTCTTCGCCGGGGCCGAGGCCGCCGAGGGTGTGAAAGCGTTCCGCGAGAAGCGCGCGCCGAGCTGGGCCGCTGCACCGAAGACCGACGGATCGAAGGGAGCCGCGATGCTGCAAGAGAGCCTGGACCTGATCGCCGAAGCCGACGAGCTGCACGCATTTCTGCGTACGCTCGCGCCAGCGGACTGGTCGCGCCCCACGCCGTTCCTGGGCTGGACGCCGTGGGACGTCGTCGCGCACCTGCACTTCTTCGACAAGGTCTCGATGCTCGCGCTGACCGACCCGGAGGCGTTCGCCACGGAGCGTAATCGGCTGATCGAGTCGATGAAGGCCGGCGGCTCGAACGCCGAGCACACGCGGCGCTCGCTGGGCGACCTGTCCCCGCAGGAGCTGCTCACGCGCTGGCACCAGACCTGCCACGCCATGGCGCGCGAGCTCGGCCAGTCCGACCCCAAGCGCCGGCTGCCCTGGTTCGGCCCCGACATGGGCGTGCGCATGTTCACCACCGCGCGCTTCATGGAGACCTGGGCGCACGGCCAGGACGTGTACGACCTGCTGCACGTGCAGCGCACGTACAACGACCGCATCAAGCACATCGCCGAGATCGGCATGAAGACCTTCGGCTGGACCTTCGCCAACCGCGGCCTGCCCGTGCCCGGCGCGCCGCCGCGGGTGCGGCTGGTCGCGCCGTCGGGGGCGATCTGGGAGTGGAACGCCGAGAACGCGAGCGACAGCGTGACCGGAACCGCCGTAGACTTCTGCCACGTGGTGACGCAGGGCCGGAACATCGCCGACACCGCGCTTGGGGTGGTGGGCGACGTGGCCGCGCGCTGGATGGCGATCGCGCAGTGCTTCGCCGGCGGCCCCGCCGATCCCCCCAAGCCCGGAGCGCGCGCGTGGCGCTGA
- a CDS encoding nucleoside diphosphate kinase regulator has product MSATAAARPREATRRLDARGGSGSIVPRTPRPPPTPAPLPPIRVSRLDFASEISLVFPRHADAEQGRISILAPVGTALLGLAVGATIEWPIPDGRTRRLRVLAIEYQPEAASDTHL; this is encoded by the coding sequence CTGAGCGCCACCGCGGCGGCTCGGCCCCGCGAAGCGACCCGACGGCTTGACGCGCGCGGGGGGAGCGGCTCGATCGTCCCGAGGACGCCTCGCCCCCCCCCCACACCCGCTCCCCTCCCGCCCATCCGCGTGTCGCGTCTCGACTTCGCGAGCGAGATCAGCTTGGTGTTCCCGCGCCACGCGGACGCCGAGCAGGGTCGCATCTCCATCCTCGCGCCCGTTGGAACCGCTCTGCTCGGCCTGGCGGTAGGTGCGACGATCGAATGGCCCATCCCCGACGGACGCACCCGGCGGCTGCGCGTGCTGGCGATCGAGTATCAGCCCGAAGCCGCCAGCGACACGCACCTTTAG
- a CDS encoding acyl-CoA carboxylase subunit beta, whose translation MPLPTLLAPPLRSTLDPRSESYAENRAAMLAKLAEIDLLLDEAEAGGGAYHHERLAKRGKLPVRERIALALDPDSPFLEISPLAAYNSSYTIGGGAVLGIGIIAGVECVIFANDPTVLGGALTPYVSKKWMRALEISRENRMPYVSFVESAGADLRMQSATRSKDDSGSTAAGARVDHFAETGRFFYEMIELSKLEIPTVCVVFGSSTAGGAYQPGMSDYNIVIKEQSKIFLAGPPLVKMATGEESDDESLGGAQMHAEVSGLAEYFAEDERDALRLCREVVSHLNWRKPGPPPSLRADPPLLDPEELLGLVSPDLRRPVDVRDLIGRVVDGSRFEEFKPRYGSTLVCGWASVHGYPVGILGNNGVLDPQSAEKAAHFVQLCNQIDTPLLFLQNLTGFVVGRDFERAGIIKKGSQMINAVTNSTVPHITLIFGNSYGAGTYAMSGRAFNNRFTFIWPSAKIAVMGGKQIAGVMSIVRRGQAARKGEPFDEEADAKIVAAVEAAQDRGSVALEASGAISDDGIIDPRDTRTVLGICLSAVRNAPVEGAAGYGVFRL comes from the coding sequence ATGCCGCTGCCCACCTTACTCGCGCCGCCCCTGCGATCGACCCTCGACCCGCGCTCGGAGTCCTACGCCGAGAACCGCGCCGCGATGCTCGCGAAGCTGGCTGAGATCGACCTCCTGCTCGACGAGGCCGAAGCCGGCGGCGGCGCGTACCACCACGAGCGTCTGGCCAAGCGCGGCAAGCTCCCGGTGCGCGAGCGCATAGCGCTTGCGCTCGATCCCGACAGCCCGTTCCTCGAGATCAGCCCGCTTGCCGCGTACAACTCCTCGTACACGATCGGCGGCGGCGCGGTGCTCGGGATCGGGATCATCGCGGGCGTGGAGTGCGTGATCTTCGCCAACGACCCGACCGTGCTCGGCGGCGCGCTCACGCCGTACGTCTCGAAGAAGTGGATGCGCGCGCTCGAGATCTCGCGCGAGAACCGCATGCCGTACGTGAGCTTCGTCGAGTCGGCCGGCGCCGACCTGCGCATGCAGAGCGCCACGCGCAGCAAGGACGACAGCGGCAGCACCGCGGCCGGCGCGCGCGTCGACCACTTCGCCGAGACCGGCCGCTTCTTCTACGAGATGATCGAGCTGTCCAAGCTCGAGATCCCGACGGTGTGCGTGGTGTTCGGATCGTCGACGGCGGGCGGCGCGTACCAGCCGGGAATGTCGGACTACAACATCGTGATCAAGGAGCAGTCGAAGATCTTCCTGGCCGGCCCGCCGCTGGTGAAGATGGCGACCGGCGAGGAGAGCGACGACGAGTCGCTGGGCGGCGCGCAGATGCACGCGGAGGTCTCCGGCCTGGCCGAGTACTTCGCCGAGGACGAGCGCGACGCGCTGCGGCTGTGTCGCGAGGTGGTGTCGCACCTGAACTGGCGCAAGCCCGGCCCGCCGCCAAGTCTTCGCGCCGACCCGCCGCTGCTCGACCCCGAGGAGCTGCTGGGCCTGGTGAGCCCGGACCTGCGAAGGCCGGTCGACGTGCGCGACCTGATCGGCCGCGTCGTCGACGGCTCGCGCTTCGAGGAGTTCAAGCCGCGCTACGGCAGCACGCTGGTCTGCGGCTGGGCGAGCGTGCACGGCTACCCGGTCGGAATCCTCGGCAACAACGGCGTGCTCGACCCGCAGTCCGCCGAGAAGGCCGCGCACTTCGTGCAGCTCTGCAATCAGATCGACACGCCGCTCTTGTTCCTGCAGAACCTGACCGGCTTCGTGGTCGGGCGCGACTTCGAGCGCGCGGGGATCATCAAGAAGGGCTCGCAGATGATCAACGCGGTCACCAACTCGACGGTGCCGCACATCACGCTGATCTTCGGCAACTCCTACGGCGCCGGCACCTACGCCATGTCGGGCCGCGCGTTCAACAACCGCTTCACGTTCATCTGGCCCAGCGCCAAGATCGCCGTGATGGGCGGCAAGCAGATCGCCGGCGTCATGTCGATCGTGCGCCGCGGCCAGGCCGCGCGCAAAGGCGAGCCCTTCGACGAAGAGGCCGACGCGAAGATCGTGGCCGCGGTCGAAGCCGCGCAGGATCGCGGCTCGGTCGCGCTCGAGGCGTCGGGCGCGATCAGCGACGACGGAATCATCGACCCGCGCGACACGCGCACGGTGCTCGGTATCTGCCTCTCGGCCGTTCGCAACGCGCCCGTCGAGGGCGCCGCCGGCTACGGAGTGTTCCGACTGTGA
- a CDS encoding TetR/AcrR family transcriptional regulator: MAPRARGRSAGGAAVLMGARPERLAQIPLPGLRPPKPLLDPEVERRLTPRQLELLDALDDLVVSGGLAELTMAEIATRTNCSLRTLYGIAQSKEELVLAVVDRRLHGIGRRAIASLDPSLPPMDALLAYMRAVSEAIDPERNALSREFADLPGGQRMLDAHERYVAAVLQCLLDRAVAEGQIAACDTASVAHLLGGLGREFARREAAGASRASSRTTVKELADIILRGLVVRPSADARTPRRSRSRVRRR, encoded by the coding sequence ATGGCTCCGCGCGCGCGTGGTCGATCTGCCGGAGGCGCTGCTGTCTTGATGGGCGCGCGACCCGAGCGGCTGGCGCAGATCCCGCTTCCGGGTCTGCGCCCGCCCAAGCCGCTTCTCGACCCCGAGGTCGAGCGCAGACTCACGCCGCGCCAGCTCGAGCTGCTCGACGCGCTCGACGATCTGGTCGTGAGCGGCGGGCTCGCCGAGCTCACCATGGCGGAGATCGCCACGCGCACGAACTGTTCGCTGCGCACGCTGTACGGAATCGCGCAGAGCAAAGAGGAGCTCGTGCTCGCCGTCGTCGACCGGCGCCTGCACGGGATCGGCCGGCGCGCGATCGCGTCGCTCGACCCGTCGCTCCCGCCGATGGACGCGCTGCTCGCCTACATGCGCGCGGTGAGCGAGGCGATCGACCCGGAGCGCAACGCGCTCTCGCGCGAGTTCGCCGACCTGCCCGGCGGCCAGCGCATGCTCGACGCGCACGAGCGCTACGTCGCCGCCGTCCTGCAGTGCCTGCTCGACCGCGCCGTCGCCGAAGGCCAGATCGCCGCGTGCGACACCGCCTCGGTCGCGCACCTGCTCGGCGGCCTCGGCCGCGAGTTCGCACGCCGCGAAGCCGCCGGCGCGTCGCGCGCCTCCTCGCGAACGACGGTGAAGGAGCTCGCCGACATCATCCTGCGCGGGCTGGTCGTGCGCCCGAGCGCCGACGCGCGCACACCGCGGCGGAGTCGGAGCCGAGTCAGGCGGCGCTGA
- a CDS encoding ATP-grasp domain-containing protein — translation MSFTTLLIANRGEIARRVIRSAHDMGIRCVAVYTAADADAPFVREADLAVRLPGSYLDGKAILDAARASGAGAIHPGYGFLSENAGFAADVAAAGLVFVGPSPEAIRRMGDKLAAKELAEEVGVPTLPGSKDVRDAARVGYPLLVKAAAGGGGKGMRVVESPEKLEESVAAAKREAKSGFADDRVFLERYVRRARHVEIQILGDSHGNVVHLGERECSIQRRHQKILEESPSPRVGAELRELMGQAALRIAGALHYQSAGTVEFLLDDETGEFFFLEVNTRLQVEHPVTELVTGLDLVREQLRIAAGEPLGYAQSSISFNGAAIEARLYAENPANDFLPETGRLVAFDPAPAPVVRWDSGVVRGSVIGTDFDPMLAKVIAFGPTRTEAAGRLALALERLHIGGVVTNRDFLVATLRTPEFLAGDTTTDFIERVRPPRRLELPADELARAAQCAALWIQGENRANAPVLAGIPSGWRNARMPRQNVVFGSGGAELRVAYRSLRDGSFEIEAGGERGLARIHAWEPDAIDVEIDGRRTRARVTRAGERLVVHGPRGDMELLVEPRFVVPGRADAQGGFAARMPGRVIDVRVRAGDAVRAGQTLLVLEAMKMEHPMTATEDGVVAEVRVAVGDQVVSGAVLLVVEPNRDEPGGK, via the coding sequence GTGAGCTTCACGACGCTTCTGATCGCGAATCGGGGCGAGATCGCGCGGCGCGTGATCCGCAGCGCGCACGACATGGGGATCCGCTGCGTCGCGGTGTACACCGCGGCCGACGCGGACGCGCCCTTCGTTCGAGAGGCCGACCTCGCCGTGCGGCTGCCGGGCTCGTACCTGGACGGCAAGGCGATCCTCGACGCCGCGCGCGCGAGCGGCGCGGGCGCGATCCACCCCGGCTACGGCTTCCTGTCCGAGAACGCGGGCTTCGCGGCGGACGTCGCCGCGGCGGGGCTGGTCTTCGTCGGGCCGTCGCCCGAGGCGATCCGGCGCATGGGCGACAAGCTCGCGGCGAAGGAGCTCGCCGAAGAGGTCGGCGTGCCGACGCTGCCGGGCTCGAAGGACGTGCGCGACGCCGCGCGCGTCGGCTACCCGCTGCTGGTGAAGGCGGCCGCGGGCGGCGGCGGCAAGGGCATGCGCGTGGTCGAGTCGCCGGAGAAGCTCGAGGAATCCGTCGCGGCCGCGAAGCGCGAGGCGAAGAGTGGCTTCGCCGACGACCGCGTGTTCCTCGAGCGCTACGTGCGGCGCGCGCGCCACGTCGAGATCCAGATCCTGGGTGACTCGCACGGAAACGTGGTGCACCTGGGCGAGCGCGAGTGCTCGATCCAGCGCCGGCACCAGAAGATCCTCGAGGAGTCGCCCTCGCCGCGCGTCGGCGCGGAGCTGCGCGAGCTGATGGGCCAGGCGGCGCTTCGCATCGCGGGCGCGCTGCACTACCAGTCGGCGGGCACGGTCGAGTTCCTGCTCGACGACGAGACCGGCGAGTTCTTCTTCCTGGAGGTGAACACGCGCCTGCAGGTGGAGCACCCGGTGACCGAGCTCGTGACCGGGCTCGACCTGGTGCGCGAGCAGCTGCGCATCGCGGCGGGCGAGCCGCTCGGCTACGCGCAGAGCTCGATCTCGTTCAACGGCGCCGCGATCGAGGCGCGCCTCTACGCCGAGAACCCCGCCAACGACTTCCTGCCCGAGACGGGCCGGCTTGTCGCGTTCGATCCCGCTCCGGCGCCGGTGGTGCGCTGGGACTCGGGCGTCGTGCGCGGCTCGGTGATCGGCACCGACTTCGACCCGATGCTCGCGAAGGTGATCGCGTTCGGACCGACCCGGACCGAGGCCGCAGGAAGGCTCGCGCTCGCGCTCGAACGCCTGCACATCGGCGGCGTCGTCACCAACCGCGACTTCCTGGTCGCCACGCTTCGCACGCCGGAGTTCCTGGCCGGCGACACGACCACCGACTTCATCGAGCGCGTCCGGCCCCCGCGGCGGCTCGAGCTTCCCGCCGACGAGCTCGCGCGCGCGGCGCAGTGCGCGGCGCTCTGGATCCAGGGCGAGAACCGCGCCAATGCGCCGGTGCTGGCGGGCATCCCGTCCGGCTGGCGCAACGCGCGAATGCCGCGGCAGAACGTCGTGTTCGGGAGCGGCGGCGCGGAGCTTCGCGTGGCGTACCGGTCGCTTCGCGACGGGAGCTTCGAGATCGAGGCGGGCGGCGAGCGCGGGCTCGCGCGGATCCACGCCTGGGAGCCGGATGCGATCGACGTCGAGATCGACGGCCGCCGTACACGTGCGCGTGTCACGCGCGCGGGCGAGCGGCTGGTGGTGCACGGGCCGCGCGGCGACATGGAGCTGCTGGTCGAGCCGCGCTTCGTGGTGCCGGGCCGCGCCGACGCGCAGGGCGGCTTCGCCGCGCGCATGCCCGGCCGTGTGATCGACGTGCGCGTGCGCGCGGGCGACGCGGTTCGCGCCGGCCAGACGCTGCTCGTGCTCGAGGCGATGAAGATGGAGCACCCGATGACGGCGACCGAGGACGGCGTCGTCGCCGAGGTGCGCGTCGCCGTCGGCGACCAGGTGGTGAGCGGCGCGGTGCTGCTCGTGGTCGAGCCGAATCGCGACGAACCGGGAGGCAAGTGA
- a CDS encoding nucleotidyltransferase family protein, producing the protein MPEADLIELFAKPLAELGIPYLITGSVAATLYGEPRATHDIDLVVTLRSQDAGRIERAFPASRFYVPPEEVIELEARRSERGHFNIIHTESGLKADVFLAGRDALHAWAFENARSYAISGFRASVAPPEYVIVRKLEFYREGRSEKHLRDIRSMLAVSGAELDREALLDWIRRRNLGAEWAEAERGVE; encoded by the coding sequence ATGCCCGAAGCTGATCTGATCGAGCTTTTCGCGAAGCCGCTGGCCGAGCTCGGCATCCCCTATCTCATCACCGGTAGCGTAGCGGCGACCCTCTACGGCGAGCCGCGCGCCACGCATGACATCGATCTGGTGGTGACACTTCGCAGTCAGGACGCGGGTCGGATCGAGCGCGCCTTCCCGGCCTCGCGCTTCTACGTGCCGCCTGAAGAAGTGATCGAGCTCGAGGCGCGCCGCTCGGAGCGCGGGCACTTCAACATCATCCATACCGAGAGCGGCCTGAAGGCCGATGTCTTCCTGGCCGGCAGGGACGCGCTCCACGCTTGGGCCTTCGAGAACGCCCGCAGCTACGCGATCAGCGGATTTCGTGCCTCCGTCGCGCCGCCGGAGTATGTGATCGTGCGCAAGCTCGAGTTCTACCGTGAGGGTCGCTCCGAGAAGCACTTGCGCGACATCCGCTCCATGCTCGCCGTCTCCGGCGCCGAGCTGGACCGGGAGGCACTTCTCGATTGGATCCGGCGCCGCAATCTCGGCGCCGAGTGGGCCGAGGCCGAGCGCGGAGTCGAGTGA
- a CDS encoding enoyl-CoA hydratase, which yields MSDILLERGPNGVATLTLNRPQRKNAFGPGMWDELRRLLHEVSTNPSDRVLVITGAGGAFCAGADLGGVAASNAQAHPLHAMVPVNAAAIALHELGKPTIAKVNGDAVGAGMNLALGCDLVVAGESARFSEIFARRGLSLDFGGSWLLPRLVGMHKAKELAFFADILSAREAERMGLVNRVVPDAELDAFVADWAERLSASAPLALQLSKRLLSNSFGIGLSEALDAEAAAQSVNLVSEDTKEGVRAFLEKRKPTFRGR from the coding sequence TTGAGCGACATCCTCCTCGAACGCGGTCCGAACGGCGTCGCCACCCTGACGCTGAATCGCCCGCAGCGGAAGAACGCGTTCGGGCCGGGAATGTGGGACGAGCTGCGGCGCCTGCTGCACGAGGTCTCGACGAACCCCAGCGATCGCGTGCTGGTGATCACGGGCGCGGGCGGCGCGTTCTGCGCGGGCGCGGACCTGGGCGGGGTGGCGGCTTCGAACGCGCAGGCGCACCCGCTTCACGCGATGGTCCCGGTGAACGCCGCCGCGATCGCGCTGCACGAGCTCGGCAAGCCGACGATCGCGAAGGTGAACGGCGACGCGGTCGGCGCGGGCATGAACCTGGCGCTCGGCTGCGATCTGGTCGTGGCCGGCGAGAGCGCGCGCTTCTCCGAGATCTTCGCCCGCCGCGGGCTCTCGCTCGACTTCGGCGGCAGCTGGCTCCTGCCGCGCCTGGTCGGCATGCACAAGGCGAAGGAGCTGGCGTTCTTCGCCGACATCCTCTCCGCGCGCGAGGCCGAGCGCATGGGCCTTGTGAACCGCGTCGTGCCCGACGCCGAGCTCGACGCCTTCGTGGCGGACTGGGCCGAGCGGCTCTCGGCCAGCGCGCCGCTCGCGCTGCAGCTCTCGAAGAGGCTGCTCTCGAACTCGTTCGGGATCGGGCTCTCGGAGGCGCTCGACGCCGAGGCCGCCGCGCAGAGCGTGAACCTGGTGAGCGAGGACACGAAGGAGGGCGTGCGCGCCTTCCTCGAGAAGCGCAAGCCCACATTCCGCGGCCGCTAG